The Martelella sp. AD-3 genome includes a region encoding these proteins:
- a CDS encoding alpha/beta hydrolase, translated as MKISETEILIVPGYKNAGPDHWQSRWERKLSTARRVEQEAWSKPECEDWTARLVEEVNRAERPVVLVAHSLGIPTSVRAIPDFRKRVAGAFFVAPPEVDNPSVRPKHMMTFGPYPREPLPFPAIVIASRNDPFGRFEHARDIAAAWGADFYDIGEAGHVNDKAGFGPWPEGTLMFGLFVSGLR; from the coding sequence ATGAAGATTTCCGAAACCGAAATCCTGATTGTTCCCGGCTACAAGAATGCCGGCCCCGACCACTGGCAGAGCCGCTGGGAGCGCAAACTGTCCACGGCGCGGCGCGTCGAACAGGAAGCATGGTCGAAGCCGGAATGCGAGGACTGGACGGCCCGGCTTGTCGAAGAGGTCAACCGCGCGGAGCGCCCGGTGGTGCTCGTCGCCCACTCGCTCGGCATTCCGACCTCGGTTCGGGCGATCCCGGACTTTCGCAAACGCGTCGCCGGCGCGTTCTTCGTCGCGCCGCCGGAGGTGGACAATCCGTCCGTGCGGCCAAAACACATGATGACCTTCGGCCCCTACCCGCGCGAACCGCTGCCCTTTCCCGCGATCGTGATCGCCAGCCGCAACGACCCCTTCGGCCGGTTCGAGCACGCGCGCGACATTGCCGCCGCCTGGGGCGCCGATTTCTACGACATCGGCGAGGCGGGCCACGTCAACGACAAGGCGGGCTTCGGCCCCTGGCCGGAAGGCACGCTGATGTTCGGCCTCTTCGTCTCCGGCCTGCGCTGA
- a CDS encoding GGDEF domain-containing phosphodiesterase has translation MSGEAELAFAVLEQSPMAVAVVELDGQTITATNANFETLAPGTKAQGRSILEWIHADDHPLLRNLVGPTSGVSGREQKCEMRIGRRPDGPWRWMLVAATVLPENEAGARRRALFYFIDIHTQKSHELLESERARRWNYALVSSGLGVWDHDYRRQEYFYSQTWRAMRGYASTGATPFASTEQWLQLVHPDDRDFVAHAIERQKAGDLKYMNFEYRERHCDGHWIWIECRGDAVEYFPDNRPSRIIGTDQDVTDRKDAEALLAHTRQRLEMALTTSRIGVFEHDRATGTVYADARICEIYGFDDQPESFDIQRVFDLVHPEDLKRAAAGSAGLTPGGAPASSEFRIHRENDGSLRHIRHLVRLHIGEDGQETIVGINWDVTEEVRLRQDLVTAKQLAEARNFELDRAKSDIEYAALHDYLTALPNRRFLEDELERRVSIAAASDVNVGLLQIDIDDFKGINSAYGHGAGDRVLSHSAQTLLDLSKHNDFVARMGGDEFAMIISYDGGCDRLEQTAKRIQLELAKPVVLDDGRVRLSASIGIATLESEGAGGAAAMLRDSDHALKQAKSKGAGQIAFYTPGIRFSDAVDRKPSDRLMQAIDQSEFVPFYQPQYDAETLDIRGIETLARWRQADGSFSEPSSFIPLAQSLNIMNMIDASILSQALEDHRRWREDGLAPPRLSLNLSPHRLSDPALVPELQRTELPAGTLTFELLESIFLDQQDDVSAYNLKQIRRLGINIDVDDFGTGYTSITGLLKVAPNGLKIARELVMPLPRSYDQRAIVKSIVDIGKTLNIEVIAEGVETRQHARILTELGCDALQGYWLARPMPADAMETLLRRKMAEASA, from the coding sequence TTGTCAGGGGAGGCCGAACTGGCCTTCGCAGTGCTCGAGCAATCGCCCATGGCGGTCGCGGTCGTGGAACTCGATGGCCAGACAATCACCGCAACCAACGCGAACTTCGAAACGCTCGCGCCCGGAACGAAGGCGCAGGGCCGCTCCATTCTGGAGTGGATACACGCAGACGACCATCCGCTCTTGCGCAATCTTGTCGGTCCGACCTCCGGCGTTTCCGGACGGGAGCAGAAATGTGAGATGCGCATCGGCCGGCGTCCCGACGGGCCCTGGCGATGGATGCTTGTTGCAGCGACCGTCCTTCCGGAAAATGAAGCAGGCGCGCGGCGACGTGCGCTTTTCTATTTCATCGATATCCACACCCAGAAAAGCCACGAATTGCTGGAAAGCGAGCGCGCGCGGCGCTGGAACTACGCGCTCGTCAGCTCCGGCCTCGGCGTGTGGGATCACGACTACCGCAGACAGGAATACTTCTACTCCCAGACATGGCGGGCCATGCGCGGCTACGCCTCGACCGGCGCCACACCCTTCGCCAGCACAGAGCAATGGCTGCAGCTGGTTCATCCCGACGACCGCGATTTCGTCGCCCACGCCATAGAGCGCCAGAAGGCTGGCGACCTCAAATATATGAATTTCGAATATCGCGAGCGCCATTGCGACGGCCACTGGATATGGATCGAGTGCCGGGGCGATGCGGTGGAGTATTTTCCCGACAACCGGCCTTCCCGCATCATCGGAACCGATCAGGACGTGACAGACCGCAAGGATGCCGAAGCCTTGCTCGCCCATACGCGCCAGCGCCTGGAAATGGCGCTGACCACTTCGCGCATCGGCGTTTTCGAGCACGACCGTGCGACCGGCACCGTTTATGCCGACGCCCGCATCTGCGAGATCTACGGATTTGACGACCAGCCGGAGAGTTTCGACATCCAGCGCGTTTTCGACCTCGTTCACCCGGAAGACCTGAAGCGGGCGGCCGCCGGCTCCGCCGGACTGACCCCCGGCGGCGCTCCGGCTTCCTCCGAGTTCCGCATCCACCGCGAGAATGACGGGTCGCTGCGCCATATCCGCCATCTCGTGCGCCTTCACATCGGCGAAGACGGCCAGGAGACGATCGTCGGCATCAACTGGGACGTGACGGAGGAAGTGCGCCTCCGGCAGGATCTGGTGACCGCAAAGCAGCTCGCCGAGGCGCGCAATTTCGAACTCGACCGCGCCAAGTCAGACATCGAATATGCCGCGCTGCACGATTACCTGACCGCCCTGCCCAACCGGCGCTTTCTTGAGGACGAGCTGGAGCGCCGGGTGTCCATCGCCGCCGCATCCGATGTCAATGTCGGGCTGCTCCAGATCGATATCGACGACTTCAAGGGGATCAACAGCGCCTACGGCCACGGCGCCGGCGACCGCGTGCTCAGCCACTCGGCGCAGACCCTACTCGACCTGTCGAAGCACAATGACTTCGTTGCCCGCATGGGCGGCGACGAATTCGCCATGATCATCAGCTATGACGGCGGCTGCGACAGGCTTGAACAGACCGCGAAACGAATCCAGCTCGAACTCGCCAAGCCGGTCGTGCTCGATGACGGTCGCGTCCGGCTTTCCGCCAGCATCGGCATCGCCACGCTTGAGAGCGAAGGGGCCGGCGGCGCCGCCGCCATGCTCAGAGACAGCGATCACGCGCTGAAGCAGGCCAAGTCAAAGGGCGCCGGCCAGATCGCATTCTACACTCCGGGCATCCGATTCTCCGACGCGGTCGACCGCAAGCCTTCCGACCGGTTGATGCAGGCGATCGACCAGAGCGAGTTTGTGCCGTTCTACCAGCCGCAGTATGACGCCGAGACCCTTGATATCCGGGGCATCGAGACGCTCGCACGCTGGCGGCAGGCCGACGGCTCCTTCAGCGAACCGTCAAGCTTCATCCCGCTTGCCCAGTCGCTCAACATCATGAACATGATCGACGCCAGCATTCTCTCGCAGGCGCTCGAGGATCACCGCCGCTGGCGGGAAGACGGGCTCGCGCCGCCGCGCCTGTCGCTGAACCTGTCCCCGCACCGGCTCAGCGACCCGGCGCTGGTGCCCGAGTTACAGCGCACCGAGCTTCCGGCCGGCACCCTCACCTTCGAACTGCTCGAATCGATCTTCCTCGACCAGCAGGACGATGTCAGCGCCTACAATCTGAAACAGATCCGGCGGCTCGGCATCAATATCGACGTCGATGATTTCGGCACCGGCTACACGTCGATCACCGGGCTGCTCAAGGTCGCGCCGAACGGTCTGAAGATCGCCCGCGAACTGGTTATGCCGCTGCCCCGCTCATATGACCAGCGGGCCATTGTGAAGTCGATCGTCGATATCGGAAAAACATTGAATATCGAAGTGATCGCAGAAGGCGTTGAAACGCGGCAACATGCCCGGATCCTGACGGAGCTTGGCTGCGACGCGCTTCAGGGCTACTGGCTCGCCCGGCCGATGCCGGCGGACGCGATGGAAACGCTTCTGCGCCGCAAGATGGCCGAAGCTTCCGCCTGA